In a genomic window of Paraburkholderia phenazinium:
- a CDS encoding RidA family protein has protein sequence MDIKRYGAGDRMSQMVVAGGLVFIAGQVAGDSSLDVAGQTRQILDKIDSLLDSVGADKRRIVSASIWLADYRSFADMNRIWDAWVPKGDAPARACVESKLAFPEYTVEIAAIAAL, from the coding sequence ATGGACATCAAGCGCTATGGGGCGGGAGACAGGATGAGTCAGATGGTCGTGGCCGGCGGGCTGGTATTCATCGCCGGCCAGGTTGCCGGCGACAGCAGTCTCGATGTCGCCGGTCAGACGCGTCAGATCCTCGACAAGATCGACAGCCTGCTCGACAGCGTAGGCGCGGACAAACGCCGGATCGTGTCGGCCAGCATCTGGCTGGCCGACTACCGCAGCTTCGCGGACATGAACCGGATCTGGGACGCGTGGGTTCCCAAAGGCGATGCGCCGGCGCGCGCCTGCGTGGAATCGAAGCTCGCGTTTCCCGAGTACACGGTGGAAATCGCGGCGATTGCTGCGCTATAG
- a CDS encoding ABC transporter substrate-binding protein, with amino-acid sequence MKLRRWGIEAFVTLCFGLSHLPDAHADASVGAVLPLTGSSASIGEDQRRGIELAVAKINAQGGVLGQKLQVRIEDSGGGANTALDAARKLATVDHVPVVLGEFSSSITIPVGQFLVRQGDVHVNIGSSSQQIRKIGPGSFSVIGLDNLSARFAAQDVFDRKLRRVAFIAPNNGYGQGIADEFKKRFEALGGTVAALVLYTEGQSTYRRELEQMARANPDAYVYSAYGQEAATINRQAYDMQLNRSPWYGIYLTMCTSDTPPQIARGQIGLEVASGGAGAKAYEEAYEAAYKEAPRSAFGSYAYDATMLSAAAINYAHSTDPAKIRLAFDALGEKYAGVTGTISFDSDGQRIAQPYEKVSFKQTVAAQ; translated from the coding sequence ATGAAGCTGCGTCGCTGGGGAATCGAAGCATTCGTGACACTGTGTTTCGGCCTGTCTCACCTGCCTGATGCGCACGCCGACGCAAGCGTTGGCGCCGTGTTGCCGCTCACGGGATCGAGCGCGTCGATCGGCGAGGATCAGCGCCGCGGCATCGAACTCGCCGTCGCAAAGATCAACGCTCAGGGCGGCGTGCTCGGCCAGAAACTGCAGGTCAGGATCGAGGATTCAGGGGGCGGTGCGAACACTGCGCTGGACGCTGCCCGCAAGCTCGCCACGGTCGACCACGTACCGGTCGTGCTCGGTGAATTCTCGTCGTCGATCACGATTCCGGTTGGTCAGTTCCTGGTGCGTCAGGGCGACGTGCACGTGAATATCGGTTCGTCGAGCCAGCAGATTCGCAAGATCGGTCCTGGCTCGTTCAGCGTGATCGGCCTCGACAACCTGTCCGCGCGCTTCGCCGCGCAGGACGTGTTCGACCGGAAGCTGCGCCGCGTCGCGTTCATCGCGCCCAACAACGGCTACGGCCAGGGCATCGCCGACGAATTCAAGAAGCGCTTCGAGGCGCTGGGCGGTACGGTCGCGGCCCTCGTGCTCTATACCGAAGGACAATCGACCTATCGCCGCGAACTGGAGCAGATGGCGCGCGCCAACCCCGACGCCTACGTCTATAGCGCGTATGGCCAGGAAGCGGCCACCATCAATCGCCAGGCGTATGACATGCAGCTGAACAGGAGCCCGTGGTACGGCATCTACCTGACGATGTGCACGAGCGATACGCCGCCGCAGATCGCGCGCGGGCAGATCGGTCTCGAAGTGGCCTCGGGTGGCGCGGGCGCAAAGGCGTACGAAGAAGCGTACGAGGCCGCCTACAAGGAAGCGCCGCGTTCCGCCTTCGGCAGCTACGCCTATGACGCGACGATGCTGTCGGCCGCGGCGATCAACTATGCGCACTCAACCGATCCGGCCAAAATCCGCTTGGCGTTCGACGCCCTCGGCGAGAAGTATGCGGGTGTAACAGGCACGATTTCATTCGATAGCGACGGCCAGCGCATTGCCCAGCCCTACGAGAAGGTGTCGTTCAAGCAAACCGTCGCCGCGCAGTAA
- a CDS encoding branched-chain amino acid ABC transporter permease: MLQFLLDVLIRTSDLLLVSVGLSTLYSLIRFPNVAHVQYAMLGAFLSLAGQRAGLPLGLAAALSCVLVGCLAVLLNIFVFMRLLRSGSAVAMIGSLAVSLIAVALVLSTAGSRPLQYTQDISAPLTLDGVAVSSAQAGSIACGALTLLIFSVLLYRTNLGRSMRALASNRALALASGIDANRVTNLITFASGVLAALGGTMLGLTESVHVNLGNNLLIPVFSAAILGGLGNPLGAAAGALLIALAETLVINVDFGSLVGRSMQFFPVAYVSAVSFLILLVTLMVRPYGIFDREVRRV, translated from the coding sequence ATGCTGCAGTTTCTTCTCGACGTCCTGATCCGCACGTCCGATCTGCTGCTCGTCTCGGTCGGCCTGTCGACGCTCTATTCGCTGATCCGTTTCCCGAATGTCGCACACGTGCAGTACGCCATGCTGGGCGCGTTCCTGTCGCTCGCCGGACAACGCGCGGGTCTGCCCCTCGGGCTCGCGGCCGCGCTGTCGTGCGTGCTCGTCGGTTGCCTCGCGGTGCTGCTGAACATCTTCGTCTTCATGCGACTGTTGCGCTCCGGCAGCGCGGTCGCGATGATCGGCTCGCTCGCGGTCTCGCTGATTGCGGTCGCGCTCGTACTCAGCACGGCGGGTTCCCGACCGCTGCAATACACGCAGGACATCAGCGCGCCCCTGACGCTCGACGGGGTAGCGGTGTCGTCCGCGCAGGCGGGCTCGATCGCCTGCGGTGCGCTCACGCTGCTGATCTTTTCCGTGCTGCTGTACCGAACCAACCTCGGCCGTTCGATGCGCGCGCTGGCATCGAACCGGGCGCTCGCGCTCGCCTCCGGCATCGACGCGAACCGGGTAACGAACCTGATCACATTCGCGAGCGGCGTGCTGGCGGCACTGGGCGGCACGATGCTCGGCCTCACCGAAAGCGTGCACGTCAATCTCGGCAACAACCTGTTGATTCCGGTGTTCTCGGCCGCCATCCTCGGCGGCCTCGGCAACCCGCTCGGCGCTGCCGCCGGGGCGCTCCTGATTGCGCTTGCCGAGACGCTCGTCATCAACGTCGATTTCGGTTCGCTGGTGGGCCGCTCGATGCAGTTCTTCCCGGTTGCCTACGTGAGCGCGGTCTCGTTCCTGATCCTGCTCGTCACGCTGATGGTCCGTCCGTACGGCATCTTCGACCGGGAGGTGCGGCGTGTCTAG
- a CDS encoding branched-chain amino acid ABC transporter permease, which produces MSSFLIHLLTLVCLYAMMALGLNLQAGYAGMVNFGFIAFAGLGAYAAGIASQLGWPLPAALLLALAAAAVLAVATARLGRQLSSDYWGIATLAIAEILRTVALNESWLTGGAQGIGGIRPLFADLPSPWRDLAFLALAALCLALVYGGYARIIHSRFGRALKVMREETSLAVCFGYDPVSLKMRASVAAALPAALAGGLLTYYISYVGPDVMVPSETFALWTIVMVGGLGSNLGVLLGGLLVQSVYSFAPFLKDWLGVSSDLAGAVRLGLVGLMLLACLLWRPRGLLPERLEALS; this is translated from the coding sequence GTGTCTAGCTTCCTGATCCATCTGCTGACCCTGGTCTGCCTGTACGCGATGATGGCGCTGGGCCTGAATCTGCAAGCCGGCTACGCCGGAATGGTCAACTTCGGCTTCATCGCGTTCGCGGGCCTCGGCGCCTATGCCGCCGGCATTGCGTCGCAGCTGGGCTGGCCGCTGCCCGCCGCACTGCTGCTGGCTCTCGCCGCAGCCGCCGTGCTCGCCGTCGCGACCGCCCGGCTCGGCCGTCAGCTCTCGTCCGACTACTGGGGCATCGCGACGCTCGCGATCGCGGAGATTCTGCGCACGGTCGCTCTCAACGAGTCGTGGTTGACGGGTGGCGCGCAAGGCATCGGCGGCATCCGCCCGCTGTTCGCGGATCTTCCCTCACCGTGGCGCGACCTTGCGTTTCTTGCGCTCGCCGCGCTGTGCCTCGCGCTCGTCTACGGCGGCTACGCACGCATCATCCACAGCCGCTTCGGACGCGCGCTGAAGGTGATGCGGGAAGAGACGTCGCTTGCGGTGTGCTTCGGCTACGACCCCGTGTCGCTGAAGATGCGCGCGTCGGTCGCCGCCGCGCTTCCCGCCGCGCTCGCCGGCGGGCTGCTCACCTACTACATCAGTTACGTCGGCCCTGACGTGATGGTGCCCTCCGAAACCTTCGCGCTCTGGACCATCGTGATGGTGGGCGGCCTCGGCAGCAACCTCGGCGTGCTGCTCGGCGGGCTGCTGGTGCAGTCCGTGTATTCGTTCGCGCCGTTCCTGAAAGACTGGCTCGGCGTCAGCAGCGATCTGGCCGGCGCGGTGCGCCTCGGGCTGGTCGGTCTGATGTTGCTTGCCTGCCTGTTGTGGCGGCCGCGCGGCTTGCTGCCGGAACGCCTGGAGGCGCTCTCATGA
- a CDS encoding ABC transporter ATP-binding protein: MTSLLELDGIAIRYGGNTVLSGLTLSIDSGEIVGLLGPNGSGKSTVLNAVTGFTPLASGSIRFDGRRIDPLAPHRIAQRGIRRTFQLPSMPTRMSVLELTMTASSEHHQLCAALLRGRATRRIEHATHARASALLEQLKLTAVAHLPAASISGGQKKLLSIACAMMTEPKLLLLDEPTAGVHPNLRGELIDELRRIHGLGVTLVVIEHDMHFIRELCERCVVLDRGAAIANCKPAELDKNRRVLDAYLGRAHRTARPLEAP, from the coding sequence ATGACGTCCCTACTCGAACTGGACGGCATCGCCATTCGCTACGGCGGCAACACCGTGCTGTCGGGTCTCACCCTGTCGATCGACAGCGGCGAGATCGTCGGCCTGCTCGGGCCGAACGGCTCCGGCAAGAGCACGGTGCTGAACGCGGTCACCGGCTTCACGCCGCTCGCGAGCGGATCGATCCGCTTCGACGGGCGGCGCATCGATCCGCTCGCGCCGCACCGCATCGCGCAACGCGGGATTCGCCGCACTTTTCAATTGCCGTCGATGCCCACCCGGATGTCGGTACTCGAACTGACGATGACCGCGTCGTCCGAGCATCATCAACTGTGCGCAGCGCTGCTGCGCGGCCGCGCGACGCGCCGCATCGAACACGCCACCCATGCGCGTGCCAGCGCCCTTCTCGAGCAGTTGAAGCTTACCGCGGTCGCCCACCTGCCCGCCGCGTCGATTTCGGGTGGGCAGAAAAAACTCCTCAGCATCGCCTGCGCGATGATGACCGAGCCCAAGCTACTGCTGCTCGACGAACCGACCGCGGGGGTTCACCCCAACCTGCGCGGCGAACTGATTGACGAGCTGCGGCGCATTCACGGCCTGGGCGTGACGCTTGTCGTGATCGAGCACGACATGCACTTCATCCGCGAGCTATGCGAGCGCTGCGTGGTGCTCGACCGGGGTGCCGCGATCGCGAACTGCAAACCCGCCGAGCTCGACAAGAACCGCCGCGTACTCGATGCGTACCTGGGCCGCGCGCATCGCACCGCCCGACCGCTGGAGGCGCCATGA
- a CDS encoding ABC transporter ATP-binding protein, producing the protein MIEVRDLFAGYTPEVDILHGVSLRTGPIDIVTILGPNGCGKSTLLKAIAGFLLPRSGSVTMQGRDLACVPVNRKVREHGIGFVPQTDNVFGALTVRENLMLGGHAMSSFPREARIEELCEQYPVLRRRYRSPASALSGGERQIVSLARALMPRPVMLLLDEPSAGLSPKMVDEVFDAIVQMRDAEHIGVLMVEQNAIEALRIADRGVVLTMGRVALAGPAAELLESDEMRRLYLGGRAA; encoded by the coding sequence ATGATCGAGGTCCGGGATCTGTTTGCAGGCTACACGCCGGAAGTTGACATCCTGCACGGTGTATCGCTGCGCACCGGACCGATCGACATCGTGACGATCCTCGGTCCGAACGGCTGCGGGAAATCGACGCTGCTCAAGGCGATCGCGGGCTTCCTGCTGCCGCGCTCGGGAAGCGTCACGATGCAGGGCAGGGATCTCGCGTGCGTCCCCGTCAATCGCAAGGTCCGCGAGCATGGCATCGGCTTCGTGCCGCAGACCGACAACGTATTCGGCGCGCTCACTGTGCGCGAGAACCTGATGCTGGGCGGCCACGCGATGTCGTCGTTCCCGCGCGAGGCACGCATCGAGGAGCTGTGCGAGCAGTATCCCGTGTTGCGCCGGCGCTATCGCTCCCCCGCTTCGGCATTGTCGGGCGGCGAGCGCCAGATCGTGTCGCTCGCGCGCGCGCTGATGCCGAGGCCCGTGATGCTATTGCTCGACGAACCGTCGGCGGGCTTGTCGCCAAAAATGGTCGACGAAGTGTTCGACGCCATCGTTCAGATGCGCGACGCGGAACACATCGGCGTCCTGATGGTCGAGCAGAACGCGATCGAGGCACTGCGTATCGCCGACCGCGGCGTCGTGCTGACGATGGGACGCGTGGCGCTCGCCGGGCCCGCCGCAGAGCTGCTGGAGAGCGACGAGATGCGCCGGCTGTATCTGGGCGGGAGAGCCGCATGA
- a CDS encoding MFS transporter → MNPPAVDAAPAGTGAARARPATIMIAVASGFVMAMLDVTIVNVALKAMQDSLSLSLTALVWVVDAYTLSFAALLLWGGALANRFGSRTIYQTGLVIFVTASLLCAAASTPTILIAARLLQGVGAALFMPSSLSLLTLAFPPGPLRVRMIGIWGALVSAAMAFGPFVGGVLVNAIGWRGIFWVNLPVGLIGLWLTHRHVARSPRHAGPLNGGGHLFGAAALAALSFTLIQGPSTGWTSPAIVGCALATLCAVAAFVVRERRTRHRILSQALLGNPQFVTGSLLGLAINFAILAEIFLISLYLQQQRGENPLQTGFHLFPLMAMFGAGNLASARVSARLGARGTLLSGLGLATLGAVALIDVAQMPYWILALAIGISNFGAGQAIPAMNLTVMQSAGPADANLAAASLNASRQIGSLLGVAIASVILHSIVDQQLATAMGFAVIAAAYAGGFGLVFKALRPD, encoded by the coding sequence ATGAACCCTCCAGCCGTGGATGCCGCCCCCGCTGGAACCGGCGCCGCCCGCGCCCGGCCGGCTACGATCATGATCGCGGTCGCGTCGGGCTTCGTGATGGCGATGCTCGACGTCACCATCGTCAACGTCGCGCTGAAGGCGATGCAGGACAGCCTGTCCCTGTCGCTGACCGCGCTGGTCTGGGTCGTCGACGCCTACACGCTGAGCTTCGCTGCGCTGCTGCTGTGGGGCGGCGCGCTCGCCAACCGCTTCGGTTCCAGAACGATCTATCAGACCGGTCTCGTCATCTTCGTGACGGCGTCGCTGCTGTGCGCGGCGGCATCGACTCCGACCATCCTGATCGCGGCCCGGTTGCTGCAAGGCGTCGGCGCGGCGCTCTTCATGCCGAGCTCGTTGAGCCTGCTGACGCTCGCGTTTCCGCCCGGGCCGCTGCGCGTGCGGATGATCGGTATCTGGGGCGCGCTGGTGTCCGCAGCGATGGCGTTCGGCCCGTTCGTGGGCGGCGTGCTCGTGAACGCCATCGGCTGGCGCGGCATCTTCTGGGTCAATCTGCCGGTGGGTCTGATCGGCCTGTGGCTGACGCACCGTCATGTCGCGCGCTCGCCACGCCATGCCGGTCCGCTGAACGGCGGCGGCCATCTGTTCGGCGCGGCCGCGCTGGCCGCGCTCAGCTTCACGCTGATCCAGGGGCCGAGCACCGGCTGGACGTCGCCGGCGATCGTCGGCTGCGCGCTCGCGACGCTCTGTGCCGTCGCCGCGTTCGTCGTGCGCGAACGGCGCACGCGCCACCGGATCCTGTCGCAAGCCCTGCTCGGAAATCCGCAATTCGTGACGGGCAGCCTGCTCGGGCTCGCGATCAATTTCGCGATCCTCGCCGAGATTTTCCTGATCAGTCTCTACCTGCAACAGCAACGCGGCGAGAACCCGCTGCAGACAGGTTTTCACCTGTTTCCGCTGATGGCGATGTTCGGCGCCGGCAATCTCGCGTCGGCACGCGTCAGCGCCCGTCTGGGCGCGCGCGGCACGCTGCTCTCGGGGCTCGGGCTCGCGACGCTCGGCGCGGTGGCGCTGATCGACGTCGCGCAGATGCCGTACTGGATACTCGCGCTCGCGATCGGCATCTCCAATTTCGGCGCCGGACAGGCGATTCCCGCGATGAACCTCACGGTGATGCAGTCGGCAGGGCCGGCGGACGCCAATCTTGCCGCTGCATCGCTCAACGCCAGCCGGCAAATCGGCTCGTTGCTGGGCGTCGCGATCGCCTCGGTGATCCTGCATTCGATCGTCGACCAGCAACTCGCGACGGCCATGGGTTTCGCCGTGATCGCGGCCGCTTACGCGGGCGGCTTCGGACTCGTGTTCAAGGCATTGCGGCCGGATTGA
- the rfbA gene encoding glucose-1-phosphate thymidylyltransferase RfbA, whose protein sequence is MNTATARKGLILAGGSGTRLHPLTHSVSKQLMPVYDKPMIYYPLSTIMLAGIRDVLIISTPRDLDAFQQLLGDGGQWGMNFSYAVQPHPDGLAQAFVIGAPFIGHDAATLVLGDNIYHGPALSALLQRVAARPEGATVFGYYVRDPQRYGVVSFDATGRAIDLEEKPRQPKSNYAVTGLYFYDNDVVDLAKDVRPSARGELEITDLNRAYLERGTLNVEILGRGYAWLDTGTHESLLDAANFIQVMQARQGLQIACPEEIAFRLGWIGADRLEALAHKLAKSGYGQYLLDILRKEVVA, encoded by the coding sequence ATGAACACAGCAACTGCCCGGAAAGGACTCATCCTCGCGGGCGGGTCCGGTACCCGCCTCCACCCGCTCACGCATTCGGTATCCAAGCAGTTGATGCCCGTGTACGACAAGCCGATGATCTACTATCCGCTCAGCACGATCATGCTGGCCGGCATCCGCGACGTGCTGATCATCTCGACGCCGCGCGATCTCGACGCGTTCCAGCAACTGCTAGGCGACGGCGGCCAATGGGGCATGAACTTCTCCTATGCGGTTCAACCGCACCCGGACGGCCTCGCGCAGGCATTCGTGATCGGCGCGCCATTCATTGGACACGACGCCGCCACGCTGGTGCTGGGCGATAACATCTATCACGGCCCGGCGCTGTCGGCCTTACTGCAGCGGGTCGCCGCACGCCCGGAGGGCGCGACCGTGTTCGGCTACTACGTTCGCGATCCGCAGCGCTACGGCGTCGTGTCGTTCGACGCAACGGGCCGCGCCATCGATCTCGAGGAGAAACCCAGGCAGCCCAAATCGAACTATGCGGTAACCGGGCTCTATTTCTACGACAACGATGTTGTCGATCTGGCGAAGGACGTGCGCCCATCGGCGCGCGGCGAGCTCGAGATCACCGATCTGAATCGCGCCTATCTCGAACGCGGCACGCTGAATGTCGAGATTCTCGGGCGCGGCTATGCATGGCTCGATACCGGTACGCACGAGTCGCTGCTCGACGCCGCCAACTTCATCCAGGTCATGCAGGCGCGGCAGGGCTTGCAGATCGCCTGCCCGGAAGAGATCGCGTTCCGGCTTGGGTGGATCGGAGCAGATCGTCTCGAAGCACTTGCCCACAAACTCGCGAAGAGCGGCTACGGCCAGTACCTGCTCGACATCCTGCGCAAGGAGGTGGTCGCGTGA
- the rfbC gene encoding dTDP-4-dehydrorhamnose 3,5-epimerase → MNIVETPLPGVLLFEPSVFGDSRGFFVESFRASWLAQAGIDATFVQDNQSRSRRGVLRGLHYQRVNPQGKLVRAARGEVYDVAVDIRRDSPYFGQWFGTRLDDVSHRLLWIPPGFAHGFCVLSDEADFAYKCTQYYDAASDAGVRWDDPALGIDWPALEVAPQLSDKDLQHPCLAERTPQSLPSYRLAR, encoded by the coding sequence GTGAATATCGTCGAGACACCCTTGCCGGGCGTGCTGCTGTTCGAGCCGAGCGTCTTCGGCGACTCACGCGGATTTTTTGTCGAGAGTTTTCGCGCAAGCTGGCTTGCCCAGGCCGGCATCGATGCCACCTTTGTGCAGGATAACCAGTCCCGCTCGCGGCGCGGCGTACTGCGCGGCCTCCATTACCAGCGCGTCAATCCGCAAGGCAAGCTGGTGCGCGCCGCACGCGGCGAAGTCTACGACGTGGCGGTCGACATCCGGCGCGACTCTCCGTATTTCGGCCAGTGGTTCGGCACCCGACTCGACGACGTGTCGCACCGGCTGCTGTGGATTCCACCCGGCTTCGCGCACGGCTTCTGCGTACTGTCGGACGAAGCCGATTTCGCCTATAAGTGCACGCAATACTACGACGCGGCTTCGGATGCCGGCGTGCGCTGGGACGACCCGGCGCTCGGCATCGACTGGCCCGCGCTCGAGGTCGCGCCGCAACTGTCCGACAAGGATTTGCAGCATCCGTGCCTCGCGGAGCGGACACCGCAATCTCTTCCTTCCTATCGGCTGGCGCGATGA